Below is a window of Paenibacillus bovis DNA.
ATCCCCTTTCTCACATAACGCTTATGACGTTCATAATATTGAAACCACACATTCCTATGTTAACACTAAGTGTGCTTTTTGCGTATCCATAGGACGTGTAAATTTCGGTTTTTTTTAGCTTGTTAACAAATCTGTCAATTTATTAGCAAGCGGAAGTGAATGTTTTCACATTATTTAAAGATTAACATATATTTACTCCGTAAAAAAGCCCCTTCAAGAACAAATTCTCAAAGGAGCTGCTATTTAATTGTAAGCAGGACAGTTAGTCTTCTTTGATTCCGTCCTTGCCTTCGTCGCTTCGTGCCTGCATCGAACCGAAGGATTTACCAATAAAGTAAATAAACGTTGCTGCTACGAGACAGCCAATTCCGCCCATCAATCCCATATTGTTGTCATTAAACGGCTGAAGATTGAAAATGATCAAAAAGACACCTACCGCACATACCACCCATGATACGATGGTGAGCGCTCTGCTCATTGCGTAAGTATTATGTCTTGGTGAATGATTGCGGGGCGAATTGGAATGCCCTTTGCTGTTAGTAGCCATATCTTCCACTCCCCTTTCATGATTGTGATTCTGGTCCGTCTACCGGTTAGTTTGTTCATAGTAGCGTTTGTATGACGTTAGTATGATATAGAGCTTATTACCACAAAAGCATGGGTTTGATTCGCTTTACCTGCTTTTCCCTTAAAATATTTGGTAACTTGGCATCAAATGAACCGGAAAAGCCGGCATTTCGCGGCTATAGGCACAGACCTATCTGCGAAACGCCGGCTTTTTGAATACCGACCCGAACTAACAACTATATTTATGCAATCAGCGTGTCTCCATCCAGTTGTTGCGAACTACATTCTGATACCAATAGTAGCTTTCTTTTGGTGTGCGCTCTAGCGTACGGAAATCGACATGGATCAATCCAAACCGCATCTTGTAGCCTTCTGCCCATTCAAAGTTATCCATCAGCGACCACGCCATATAACCCTTGAGCTGAATACCATCATTGATTGCACGGTGTACCTGCGCAATATGCTGCTGCAGATACTGGGTGCGCAGCGTATCATTGACCATTCCGTCTACGGGGCCGTCATTTACACAGGCGCCATTCTCGGTAATGTAGATATCGACATTACCGTATTTTTGCAAATAGTGCAGTACATCATACAGACCGGTTGCATCGATCGGCCAGCCGATATCGGTCTTGAACAGCCCCATATCTACCTCTTCGCTCTGCAGATAGCCGGCTTCCGGATGATAACGATTCACCGATGGATGATAGTAGTTAATGCCGAGCAGATCAATCGGCTGGGCAATTATCTCCATATCTCCATCCTGTACCGGCGGCTGCGCACCTGCCTGCAGGAACCATTCATACAGAGAATCCGGATAGCTGCATTTGTAGATCGGATCGAGGAACCAGTCGGCATAGACTTCGATGTTACGGTCGCAGGCTGCGCGATCTTCCGGGCTTTTGCTGTACGGAACCGCCCAGGCTACATTCGGTGCAATCCCGATCTGACCTTCGAGCTGCATATCCCGGAACAATTTTACGGAGTGGCCGTGAGCGACGAGCAGATGGTGACCTACATTCAGCGCGATCTGCAGATCCTGGTTGCCCGGCGCATGCTTGCCTTCCAGATTGGACAGGAAAGCAATACACCACGGCTCATTAAAGGTAAGCCAGAATTTGATTTTACCGGAGAACTCACGGAACATTACTTCTGCGTATTTGACAAAAGCATCTATTGTACGGCGATTCTCCCAGCCACCATCATCCTGCAGCGTCTGCGGCAGATCCCAGTGGTACAGTGTACAGAAAGGAACAATGCCTGCATCCAGCAGACAGTCAACGAGCCGATGATAGAAATCGATTCCTTCCTGATTCACTTCTCCATCGCCATCCGGAATAATACGTGACCAGGCTACCGAGAAGCGGTAAGTCTGGATGCCCAGCTCTTTCATAAGCAGAATATCTTCTTCATAGCGATGATAGCTGTCGCAGGCAATATTGCCGTTATGTCCATCAAACACTTTACCCGGTGTATGTGCAAAGGTATCCCAGATCGACAGGCCGCGTCCGCCTTCCTGATAAGCGCCCTCGATCTGATAGGCTGCGGTAGCTGTACCCCACATAAAGTCTTTGGGAAATTGGAAAATAGTCATGTTTTGTGCCTCCTGTATGGTGGTTGGGTAGAATATTCCTTTATCCTGTTTTCGACTGTGCTGCTGGAGTCGAAAACAGGTATACGCTTACATTTGCTTACATTATAGTGTAGCGATGAAGCTTCTAAAAGGATGTAACTTATGTTTCATGGTACGGAAATTCAAGGACTTTACGGGGTGCGTTGTCTGACTGCTATAGGCATCATCCACTTCGGAAAGGTATAAGAGCACGCCCTCCGGTTAAGC
It encodes the following:
- a CDS encoding GH1 family beta-glucosidase: MTIFQFPKDFMWGTATAAYQIEGAYQEGGRGLSIWDTFAHTPGKVFDGHNGNIACDSYHRYEEDILLMKELGIQTYRFSVAWSRIIPDGDGEVNQEGIDFYHRLVDCLLDAGIVPFCTLYHWDLPQTLQDDGGWENRRTIDAFVKYAEVMFREFSGKIKFWLTFNEPWCIAFLSNLEGKHAPGNQDLQIALNVGHHLLVAHGHSVKLFRDMQLEGQIGIAPNVAWAVPYSKSPEDRAACDRNIEVYADWFLDPIYKCSYPDSLYEWFLQAGAQPPVQDGDMEIIAQPIDLLGINYYHPSVNRYHPEAGYLQSEEVDMGLFKTDIGWPIDATGLYDVLHYLQKYGNVDIYITENGACVNDGPVDGMVNDTLRTQYLQQHIAQVHRAINDGIQLKGYMAWSLMDNFEWAEGYKMRFGLIHVDFRTLERTPKESYYWYQNVVRNNWMETR